A DNA window from Aminipila luticellarii contains the following coding sequences:
- a CDS encoding ABC transporter substrate-binding protein produces the protein MKKYKKLLCAILTLVLVITLLGGCGSEPKKSYKVTVCEVTHSIFYAPQYVAMNLGFFEDEGIQIELSNGQGADKVMAAVLSNNVDIGFAGPEASIYVYNEGKKDHTQVFAQLTQCDGSFLVGREKDENFDWDKIRGKVVLPGRKGGVPYMTLEYVMRKNGIDPAKDTTLDNSIQFALMAGAFTSGSGDYVTLFEPTASMLEAQGKGYIVASIGAESGEIPYTAYFAKQSFIKDNENMIRGFVSAIYKGQQWVQSHSAEEIAEAVAPSFPDTDVKLLTTVVQRYKDIGAWAPDPILKEEPYNLLQEVMTKAGELTKKAPYKEVVNNTYAEEAVK, from the coding sequence ATTAGGCGGATGTGGTTCTGAACCAAAGAAAAGCTATAAAGTAACAGTTTGTGAAGTGACCCACTCTATCTTTTATGCTCCTCAATATGTAGCCATGAACCTGGGCTTCTTTGAGGATGAGGGCATTCAGATCGAGCTGTCGAACGGACAGGGAGCAGATAAGGTCATGGCGGCAGTTTTGTCAAACAATGTTGACATTGGCTTCGCAGGGCCGGAGGCTTCGATTTATGTTTATAATGAAGGGAAAAAAGATCATACCCAGGTGTTTGCACAGCTGACTCAGTGCGATGGGTCATTTTTGGTGGGTCGTGAGAAGGATGAAAATTTTGACTGGGATAAAATCCGGGGTAAAGTGGTACTGCCGGGCAGAAAAGGCGGAGTGCCTTACATGACATTAGAGTACGTGATGCGTAAGAATGGTATCGATCCGGCAAAGGATACCACGCTGGATAACAGCATTCAGTTTGCACTGATGGCAGGGGCGTTCACCAGCGGAAGCGGGGATTATGTTACCCTGTTTGAACCTACCGCCTCCATGCTCGAAGCTCAAGGAAAGGGATACATAGTGGCATCCATCGGAGCAGAGAGCGGAGAAATCCCATATACGGCGTATTTTGCTAAACAGAGTTTCATAAAGGACAACGAAAATATGATCCGGGGATTCGTATCAGCCATATACAAAGGACAGCAGTGGGTTCAGAGTCATAGTGCAGAGGAGATTGCAGAGGCCGTTGCTCCATCCTTCCCTGACACAGATGTGAAGCTTTTAACAACGGTTGTGCAGCGGTACAAAGATATCGGAGCATGGGCACCGGATCCTATTCTAAAGGAAGAGCCGTACAATTTATTGCAGGAAGTTATGACGAAGGCCGGAGAATTGACAAAGAAGGCACCCTACAAGGAGGTCGTCAATAATACCTACGCTGAAGAAGCTGTAAAATAG